The following coding sequences lie in one Peribacillus frigoritolerans genomic window:
- the dtd gene encoding D-aminoacyl-tRNA deacylase, translating to MRVVLQRSKAAKVVVADQIIGQIDSGLVLLVGVTHGDTIDDAAYLADKIVNLRIFEDENEKMNHSLLDVGGSILSVSQFTLYGDSRKGRRPNFMDAARPEEANEIYEAFNEELRKKGVHTETGQFGAMMDVQLTNDGPVTLILESKK from the coding sequence ATGCGTGTTGTTTTACAACGTTCCAAAGCGGCAAAAGTCGTTGTCGCAGACCAAATAATCGGGCAAATCGACAGCGGGCTCGTCCTGTTGGTTGGTGTCACCCATGGGGATACCATCGATGACGCCGCCTATTTGGCAGATAAGATTGTAAATCTCAGAATATTTGAAGATGAAAATGAAAAGATGAACCATTCACTCTTGGATGTGGGAGGTTCGATTTTATCAGTTTCACAATTCACCTTATACGGCGATAGCCGCAAAGGCCGTCGACCGAACTTCATGGACGCCGCCCGTCCTGAAGAGGCGAATGAAATATATGAGGCATTTAACGAGGAACTCCGCAAGAAAGGCGTCCATACGGAAACCGGTCAATTTGGTGCCATGATGGATGTTCAGCTTACTAATGACGGTCCCGTTACACTAATACTTGAAAGCAAAAAATAA
- the aspS gene encoding aspartate--tRNA ligase: MFGRTYFNGEVTEAAIGEKVTLKGWVQKRRDLGGVIFIDLRDRSGVVQVVFNPDISAEALATAEKIRNEYVLDIQGTVIKRDEANFNPNVTTGTVEVQAENVTILNEAKTPPFIIDERTDVSEDIRLKYRYLDLRRPAMFETLKMRNQTTKAIRDYLDGEGFLDIETPILTKSTPEGARDYLVPSRVHEGEFYALPQSPQIFKQLLMVSGFERYYQIARCFRDEDLRADRQPEFTQIDIETSFMSQEDIIKTAENMMAKVMKDVKGLDVTLPFPRMTYNEAMSRYGSDKPDTRFGMELKDVSEIVKDSDFKVFTGAVANGGQVKAIVVKDGNADYSRKDIDGLAEFAAIYGAKGLAWLKVEEDGVKGPIAKFFAEDQEQLVSVLEAEVGDLILFVADKKGIVADALGALRIKLGKERGLIDQSKFNFLWVTDWPLFEYDEEEGRYYAAHHPFTMPFREDMDKLESDPASVRAQAYDLVLNGYELGGGSLRIFERDVQEKMFKVLGFSEEEANAQFGFLMDAFEYGTPPHGGIALGLDRMVMLLAGRTNLRDTIAFPKTASASDLLVDAPSTVSDKQLAELNLRLAALKK; encoded by the coding sequence ATGTTTGGCAGAACATACTTCAATGGTGAAGTGACAGAAGCAGCTATTGGTGAAAAAGTAACATTAAAAGGATGGGTACAAAAACGCCGGGATTTGGGCGGTGTCATCTTTATCGACCTACGTGACAGAAGCGGAGTCGTCCAAGTCGTTTTCAATCCGGACATTTCGGCAGAAGCGCTGGCAACAGCCGAAAAAATCCGTAATGAATACGTCCTTGATATCCAAGGGACAGTCATCAAACGTGATGAAGCCAACTTCAACCCGAACGTAACAACAGGGACCGTTGAAGTTCAAGCCGAAAACGTTACAATTTTAAACGAAGCAAAGACCCCACCATTCATCATTGATGAAAGAACGGATGTATCAGAAGACATCCGCTTGAAATATCGTTATTTGGACCTCCGTCGTCCAGCGATGTTCGAAACGCTGAAAATGCGTAACCAAACAACAAAAGCCATCCGTGATTACTTGGACGGTGAAGGCTTCCTTGATATCGAAACACCTATCTTAACAAAAAGTACACCTGAAGGAGCACGTGACTATTTAGTGCCTAGCCGTGTGCACGAAGGGGAGTTCTATGCACTTCCGCAGTCACCGCAAATCTTCAAGCAGCTATTGATGGTATCAGGTTTCGAACGTTATTATCAAATTGCCCGCTGTTTCCGTGATGAAGACTTACGTGCTGACAGACAGCCTGAATTCACGCAAATCGATATCGAAACAAGCTTCATGAGCCAAGAAGATATCATCAAGACCGCAGAAAATATGATGGCTAAAGTGATGAAAGATGTTAAAGGACTGGACGTAACACTGCCATTCCCTAGAATGACCTACAATGAAGCGATGAGCCGTTACGGATCCGACAAACCGGATACACGCTTCGGAATGGAACTTAAAGATGTTTCCGAAATCGTCAAAGACAGTGATTTTAAAGTGTTCACCGGCGCTGTTGCAAACGGCGGACAAGTAAAGGCAATCGTCGTTAAGGACGGAAATGCGGATTATTCCCGTAAAGACATTGATGGATTGGCTGAATTTGCAGCGATTTACGGTGCAAAAGGCCTTGCATGGCTGAAAGTTGAAGAAGACGGCGTAAAAGGGCCGATCGCCAAATTCTTCGCTGAAGATCAAGAGCAATTAGTATCTGTATTGGAAGCCGAAGTGGGCGATTTAATCTTATTCGTGGCGGATAAGAAAGGCATAGTAGCTGATGCGCTTGGAGCACTACGCATCAAGCTTGGTAAAGAAAGAGGCTTGATCGATCAAAGCAAATTCAACTTCCTATGGGTGACGGACTGGCCATTATTTGAATATGACGAAGAAGAAGGACGCTACTATGCAGCACACCATCCATTCACAATGCCATTCCGTGAAGACATGGACAAATTGGAGTCAGACCCAGCAAGCGTCCGTGCCCAAGCATATGACCTTGTACTGAACGGCTACGAACTTGGCGGTGGATCACTGCGGATATTCGAACGCGACGTTCAGGAAAAAATGTTCAAAGTACTTGGATTCTCCGAAGAAGAAGCAAACGCACAATTCGGCTTCCTAATGGATGCATTCGAATACGGAACGCCTCCACACGGCGGAATCGCCCTTGGACTGGATCGCATGGTCATGCTGCTCGCAGGCCGCACGAACCTTCGCGACACCATCGCGTTCCCGAAAACAGCAAGTGCAAGCGACCTGCTCGTTGACGCACCGAGTACTGTAAGTGACAAGCAATTGGCCGAACTTAACCTAAGACTTGCAGCACTTAAAAAATAA
- a CDS encoding adenine phosphoribosyltransferase, protein MDLKQYVTIVQDWPKPGIVFKDITTLMDNGAAYKYATDQIVEYARDKNIDLVVGPEARGFIIGCPVAYSLEVGFAPVRKEGKLPRETIKVEYGLEYGKDVLTIHKDAIKPGQRVLITDDLLATGGTIEATIKLVEQLGGIVAGIAFLIELTDLDGKDKLDGYDVLTLMSF, encoded by the coding sequence ATGGATTTAAAGCAATATGTAACAATTGTGCAAGACTGGCCAAAACCGGGTATTGTCTTCAAAGATATTACAACATTAATGGATAACGGTGCAGCTTATAAATACGCAACAGACCAGATCGTCGAGTACGCTCGCGATAAGAATATCGACTTGGTGGTCGGGCCGGAAGCGCGCGGATTCATTATCGGATGTCCAGTCGCATACTCATTGGAAGTGGGCTTTGCGCCAGTGAGAAAAGAAGGAAAACTTCCACGTGAAACGATAAAAGTCGAATATGGATTAGAATATGGCAAGGATGTATTGACAATCCATAAAGATGCCATTAAACCGGGACAGCGTGTACTGATTACGGACGATTTACTTGCTACCGGGGGAACAATCGAAGCGACGATCAAATTGGTTGAACAGCTTGGCGGGATTGTAGCCGGGATTGCATTCCTTATTGAATTGACTGACTTGGATGGTAAAGATAAATTAGACGGCTATGATGTCTTGACATTAATGAGCTTTTAA
- the recJ gene encoding single-stranded-DNA-specific exonuclease RecJ has product MLKPKTRWNLRTADENKVAVLAEELHITPLVAALLVNRGLDTIESARSFLFVKNQTFHDPFLLKDMDKAVYRIREAIQNGEKIRIFGDYDADGVTSTTVMMTALMKLGANVDFYIPNRFTEGYGPNPMAFRLAAEQGVNVLITVDTGISAIDEAKLAGELGMDYILTDHHEPGPELPEALAIIHPKLEDSSYPFKDLAGVGVAFKLAHALLGELPEDLLEIAAIGTIADLVPLQGENRLIAAKGIEQLRLTRRPGLVALMKVANVQQEALNEESIGFAMAPRINAVGRLGDADPAVDLLMSASLEEAVELANEINDINKERQEMVAAMAAEAIAEVEENFPPESNGVLIIGREGWNAGVVGIVASKLVERFYRPTIVLSYDREKGYAKGSARSIAGFDLFQSLSACRELLPHFGGHPMAAGMTLKIEDVQELRDRMNLIAKEQLNEEDFTPITNLDGATTLADVSIQTIQEMSLLAPFGVTNPKPKILIDSVQLSSVRKIGANQNHLKVSLEDGENHKLDGVGFGLGHFVDEIAPHAEVSVIGELSINEWNNMKKPQIFVQDVSVNHWQLFDYRGKGQAEKWLADIPAQNRKIVIFSEDIYSRYPFLQNHPDLVIIKNELDAEQLDCFEGHLVFMDMPQSREYLKRVIADKHPSRIYAHFSHEQDHFLSTMPTRDHFKWFYAFLAKKGPLDVKRYGDDLAKYRGWSRDTVDFISKVFFELDFVTIENGLIMLTTNAKKRDLSESESYTRKKEQFELEQELVYSSYQQLFDWFNHYLVHEATDLEEETKQWI; this is encoded by the coding sequence ATGTTAAAGCCAAAAACCCGGTGGAACTTGCGTACTGCCGATGAAAACAAAGTTGCTGTACTAGCTGAAGAGCTTCATATCACACCTTTGGTTGCAGCCCTGCTTGTGAATCGAGGCCTGGATACGATTGAAAGTGCCCGATCATTTTTATTTGTAAAAAATCAAACTTTTCATGATCCATTTTTATTGAAGGATATGGATAAAGCGGTATATAGAATAAGAGAAGCCATTCAAAATGGAGAAAAAATACGTATATTCGGTGATTATGATGCGGATGGCGTGACATCGACCACAGTGATGATGACGGCATTGATGAAATTGGGGGCCAATGTTGATTTTTATATCCCGAATCGTTTTACAGAGGGATATGGTCCGAATCCGATGGCGTTCCGCCTTGCAGCTGAGCAAGGGGTGAACGTATTAATAACCGTCGATACAGGAATTTCTGCAATCGATGAAGCGAAACTTGCCGGCGAGCTTGGCATGGATTATATATTGACTGACCACCACGAACCGGGGCCGGAACTGCCTGAGGCATTGGCAATCATCCATCCTAAACTTGAGGACAGTTCCTATCCATTTAAAGACCTTGCCGGAGTAGGGGTCGCATTTAAGCTTGCACACGCCCTGCTTGGGGAATTGCCTGAGGATCTGCTTGAAATAGCGGCAATCGGCACGATAGCGGATTTAGTGCCTTTGCAAGGGGAAAACCGCCTCATTGCTGCGAAAGGCATCGAGCAGTTACGTTTGACTCGCCGCCCGGGACTTGTTGCGTTAATGAAAGTGGCGAATGTTCAGCAGGAAGCATTGAATGAAGAATCGATCGGCTTTGCGATGGCACCGAGGATCAATGCTGTCGGGCGCCTTGGAGATGCCGATCCCGCTGTCGATTTATTGATGTCCGCAAGCCTGGAAGAAGCGGTGGAACTTGCGAATGAAATCAATGATATCAATAAAGAGCGGCAGGAAATGGTTGCAGCAATGGCGGCGGAAGCGATAGCTGAGGTCGAGGAAAACTTCCCGCCGGAGTCCAATGGCGTGCTCATCATCGGAAGGGAAGGCTGGAACGCAGGAGTCGTGGGGATTGTGGCCTCAAAACTTGTTGAACGCTTTTACCGGCCCACGATTGTATTGAGCTATGACCGGGAAAAGGGATACGCGAAAGGTTCTGCTCGGAGCATCGCCGGTTTTGATCTTTTTCAAAGTCTTTCCGCATGCCGTGAACTGCTGCCTCATTTCGGTGGGCATCCGATGGCTGCTGGAATGACATTGAAAATTGAAGATGTCCAGGAGCTCAGGGACCGCATGAACTTGATTGCGAAGGAACAACTGAACGAAGAGGACTTCACACCGATTACAAACTTGGACGGTGCTACGACTTTAGCTGACGTTTCCATTCAAACGATTCAGGAAATGAGCTTGCTGGCGCCATTTGGGGTAACGAATCCCAAGCCGAAAATATTGATAGATTCCGTACAGCTTTCAAGTGTCCGCAAAATAGGTGCCAACCAAAATCACTTGAAGGTCTCGCTTGAAGATGGTGAAAATCACAAACTTGACGGTGTGGGCTTCGGTCTTGGTCATTTTGTCGATGAAATAGCTCCGCATGCTGAGGTCTCGGTTATTGGTGAGCTTTCCATCAATGAGTGGAATAATATGAAAAAGCCCCAGATCTTTGTCCAGGATGTCTCGGTAAACCATTGGCAGTTATTCGATTACCGCGGCAAGGGACAGGCAGAGAAGTGGCTTGCCGACATTCCTGCACAAAACCGGAAGATCGTCATTTTCTCGGAAGATATTTATAGCAGATATCCATTTTTACAAAACCATCCGGATCTCGTTATTATAAAGAATGAACTGGATGCAGAGCAGCTCGATTGCTTCGAAGGTCATTTGGTATTCATGGACATGCCGCAGTCAAGGGAATATTTGAAACGGGTGATTGCCGATAAACACCCTTCGCGTATCTACGCTCACTTTTCCCATGAACAGGACCATTTTCTAAGTACGATGCCAACAAGAGATCATTTTAAATGGTTTTATGCCTTCCTTGCCAAAAAGGGGCCGCTCGATGTGAAAAGATATGGTGATGACCTAGCCAAATATCGCGGCTGGTCAAGAGATACGGTGGATTTCATTTCTAAGGTGTTTTTTGAGCTTGATTTTGTTACAATAGAGAATGGGTTAATTATGCTCACAACCAATGCGAAAAAACGCGATCTCAGTGAATCTGAATCGTATACAAGAAAGAAAGAGCAATTTGAGCTTGAACAAGAGCTTGTTTATTCTTCCTATCAGCAATTATTCGATTGGTTCAATCATTATTTAGTTCATGAGGCAACAGACCTTGAGGAGGAAACAAAGCAATGGATTTAA
- the hisS gene encoding histidine--tRNA ligase, whose translation MSIQIPRGTQDLLPGQTEIWQYIENTAREICHRYQYKEIRTPIFEHTELFLRGVGDTTDIVQKEMYSFQDRGERNLTLRPEGTASVVRSYIENKMFGLANQPVKLYYIGPMFRYERPQAGRFRQFVQFGIEALGSKDPGIDAEVLSLAMNLYKELGLKKLKLVINSLGDKESRTAHRNALIKHFEPRIGEFCGDCQNRLEKNPLRILDCKKDHGHELMNTAPSIIEYLNDESRIYFEKVKQHLTDLEIDFVEDPTLVRGLDYYNHTAFEIMSDAEGFGAITTLCGGGRFNGLAEELGGPETPGIGFALSIERLIAALQAENIELPIKKGIDCYLVSLGETAKDYTVKLAHQLRNAGFTVEKDYQDRKVKAQFKSADRLEARYVATLGDDELANNKINVKFMETGEQVQMDLATFVEQFKKLQA comes from the coding sequence ATGTCTATTCAGATTCCTAGAGGTACCCAGGATTTATTGCCGGGCCAAACGGAAATTTGGCAGTATATCGAAAACACGGCGCGTGAGATCTGTCACCGTTATCAATATAAAGAAATCCGCACTCCAATTTTTGAGCACACGGAATTATTTTTACGTGGTGTAGGGGATACAACCGATATCGTCCAAAAAGAGATGTATTCATTTCAAGATCGCGGTGAAAGGAACTTAACCCTTCGTCCGGAAGGCACCGCATCTGTTGTACGGTCTTATATCGAGAACAAAATGTTCGGGTTGGCCAATCAACCGGTCAAGCTTTATTATATCGGGCCGATGTTCCGGTACGAACGTCCGCAAGCAGGCCGATTCCGCCAGTTCGTTCAATTCGGCATCGAAGCTTTAGGAAGTAAGGATCCCGGAATTGATGCAGAGGTTCTGTCACTTGCAATGAACCTGTATAAGGAACTTGGTTTGAAAAAGCTGAAACTTGTGATCAACAGCCTTGGTGATAAGGAAAGCCGGACAGCGCATCGCAATGCGTTAATCAAACATTTCGAACCCCGCATCGGTGAGTTTTGCGGCGATTGTCAAAACCGTCTGGAAAAGAATCCTTTGCGTATCCTGGATTGCAAAAAGGATCACGGTCACGAATTGATGAACACGGCTCCATCCATCATTGAATATTTAAATGATGAATCCCGTATTTATTTCGAAAAGGTGAAACAGCATTTAACCGATTTGGAAATCGATTTCGTCGAAGATCCGACTCTAGTGCGCGGCTTGGATTACTATAATCATACCGCCTTTGAAATCATGAGTGATGCAGAAGGCTTTGGCGCCATCACTACACTTTGCGGAGGCGGCCGTTTTAACGGGCTTGCTGAAGAACTTGGCGGACCGGAAACACCCGGAATCGGCTTTGCACTTAGCATTGAACGCCTGATTGCAGCCCTCCAAGCAGAAAACATCGAGCTTCCGATCAAAAAGGGAATTGACTGCTATCTTGTTTCATTAGGTGAAACAGCCAAGGATTATACCGTCAAACTTGCCCATCAATTGCGGAATGCCGGTTTTACCGTCGAAAAAGACTATCAAGACCGTAAAGTGAAAGCACAATTCAAATCAGCCGACCGCCTCGAAGCAAGATATGTGGCGACACTCGGAGATGATGAATTGGCAAATAATAAAATCAATGTGAAGTTCATGGAAACCGGTGAACAAGTCCAGATGGATCTTGCTACATTCGTTGAACAATTCAAAAAGCTACAGGCTTAA
- a CDS encoding RelA/SpoT family protein, with protein sequence MANDQILTAEQVVERASLYLQPEEAEFIHRAFKYAEYAHREQFRKSGEPYIIHPIQVAGILAELEMDPATIAAGFLHDVVEDTEITLKDIEENFSPEVAMLVDGVTKLGKIKYKSQQEQQAENHRKMFVAMAQDIRVILIKLADRLHNMRTLKHLPQEKQRRISNETLEIFAPLAHRLGISTIKWELEDTALRYLNPQQYYRIVNLMKKKRAEREKYLEEVIDEVRKNVEEVNIKADLSGRPKHIYSIYRKMALQNKQFSEIYDLLAVRIVVNSIKDCYAVLGIIHTCWKPMPGRFKDYIAMPKPNMYQSLHTTVIGPKGDPLEVQIRTSDMHRIAEFGVAAHWAYKEGKDVGEQPSLEEKLTWFREILEFQDDATNAEEFMESLKIDLFSDMVFIFTPKGDVIELPSGSNPIDFAYRIHSEIGNKTIGAKVNGKMVPLDYKLKTGDIIEILTSKHSYGPSQDWLKLTQTSQAKNKIRQFFKKQRREENIEKGKELVEKEIKDMEFDLKEILTAENIRRVADKFNFLNEEDMYAAVGYNGITALQVANRLTEKWRKQKMVEQEADISEAVADLKTFSNTAKKRDSGVQVPGIDNLLIRLSRCCNPVPGDEIVGYITKGRGVSVHRQDCPNLDSGDADHRLVPVEWESTINERKEYIVEIEISGYDRRGLLNEVLQAVNETKTNISAVSGKSDRNKVATIHMSIYIHNIAHLQKVVDRIKQISDVYSVRRIMN encoded by the coding sequence ATGGCTAATGATCAAATATTGACTGCCGAGCAGGTTGTAGAACGGGCCAGCTTATATCTTCAGCCGGAAGAAGCTGAATTTATTCATAGAGCGTTTAAGTATGCAGAGTATGCTCACCGAGAACAATTCCGTAAATCGGGAGAGCCGTATATTATTCATCCGATTCAAGTGGCGGGCATTCTGGCTGAACTTGAAATGGACCCTGCAACCATTGCGGCAGGTTTTTTACATGATGTTGTTGAAGACACGGAGATCACTCTGAAGGATATTGAAGAAAATTTCAGTCCTGAAGTCGCCATGCTTGTGGATGGCGTGACAAAGTTAGGGAAAATCAAGTATAAATCACAGCAGGAGCAACAGGCGGAAAACCATCGGAAAATGTTCGTGGCTATGGCCCAGGATATACGGGTCATCTTGATCAAGCTTGCGGACAGACTTCATAATATGCGGACTTTGAAGCATCTGCCCCAGGAAAAGCAGAGAAGGATATCGAACGAGACGTTGGAAATTTTCGCACCGCTTGCTCATCGTCTTGGTATCAGTACAATTAAATGGGAACTTGAAGATACTGCACTAAGGTATTTGAATCCTCAGCAGTATTACCGAATCGTCAACCTGATGAAGAAAAAGCGTGCAGAACGTGAAAAGTATCTGGAAGAAGTCATTGATGAAGTGCGTAAAAACGTTGAGGAAGTCAATATTAAGGCTGACCTTTCCGGGAGACCGAAACATATATACAGCATTTATCGTAAAATGGCTTTGCAGAATAAGCAGTTCAGCGAAATTTATGATTTGCTTGCAGTTCGGATCGTCGTCAATAGCATAAAGGATTGCTATGCCGTTTTAGGGATCATCCATACATGCTGGAAGCCGATGCCTGGCCGATTCAAAGATTATATTGCGATGCCGAAGCCGAATATGTATCAATCGCTCCATACGACGGTGATCGGACCGAAAGGCGACCCGCTGGAAGTGCAGATCCGTACTTCCGATATGCATCGCATTGCCGAGTTCGGGGTTGCCGCGCACTGGGCTTATAAAGAAGGAAAAGATGTCGGTGAACAGCCTTCACTGGAAGAAAAATTGACATGGTTCCGGGAAATTCTTGAATTCCAGGATGATGCGACTAATGCAGAGGAATTCATGGAATCCCTTAAAATAGATCTTTTTTCTGATATGGTATTCATTTTCACACCAAAAGGCGATGTCATCGAACTGCCATCAGGATCCAACCCGATAGATTTCGCATACCGGATTCATTCGGAAATCGGAAACAAAACGATTGGTGCCAAAGTGAATGGGAAAATGGTACCGCTGGATTATAAACTGAAAACTGGCGACATCATAGAAATCTTAACTTCCAAGCATTCATATGGTCCAAGTCAGGATTGGCTTAAACTAACGCAAACATCTCAGGCGAAAAACAAGATCCGCCAATTTTTCAAGAAGCAGCGCCGGGAAGAAAATATCGAAAAAGGCAAAGAACTTGTTGAAAAGGAAATCAAGGATATGGAGTTCGACCTGAAGGAAATCCTGACGGCCGAGAATATCAGGCGTGTTGCAGATAAATTCAACTTCCTGAATGAAGAAGATATGTATGCAGCAGTCGGATATAACGGAATCACTGCCCTTCAGGTAGCTAACCGCCTTACCGAAAAATGGCGTAAGCAGAAAATGGTCGAGCAAGAAGCGGATATTTCTGAAGCGGTAGCCGATCTGAAAACCTTCTCCAATACAGCTAAAAAACGTGACTCAGGTGTACAGGTACCGGGTATTGATAACCTGCTTATCCGTTTATCACGCTGTTGCAACCCAGTGCCAGGGGACGAAATCGTTGGTTATATAACCAAAGGCCGTGGAGTTTCAGTTCACAGACAGGACTGCCCAAATCTGGATAGCGGGGATGCCGACCATCGCCTTGTGCCGGTTGAATGGGAAAGTACGATTAATGAACGCAAGGAATACATCGTTGAAATTGAAATCAGCGGCTATGACCGTCGCGGCTTATTAAACGAAGTGCTGCAAGCCGTCAATGAAACCAAGACCAACATTTCGGCGGTCTCGGGTAAATCCGACAGGAATAAGGTGGCGACCATTCACATGTCGATCTATATCCATAACATTGCCCATTTACAAAAGGTCGTCGACCGTATCAAACAAATTTCAGATGTTTATTCCGTTAGAAGGATCATGAACTAA
- a CDS encoding SH3 domain-containing protein yields MKKKSGLFGLTLMLIFSAIFPVNHAFGKDEGKNIVTTQLVNVREGAGLSFPIVKKLAKGESYPILNEDGDWIEIRIGAGKTGWVANWLVERQTGSDTDLVKKESGQGVISGSSVRVRTGPGTTFQTVGSLSKGTAVDIIEKNENWIKIKTADIEGWVSSDYLNLPAASGNAAKKDSTKKKETNQSVKTGVTLVDRLNVRSEPSKSSATLGKLNKNTAVTVYRVENEWAEIDFQGVRGWVAEPYIQVSEGKEDMKNDPAGATARVTATGLNVRKEASLSSKVIGSVNKDETYAVLQTKGNMTQIKLSGSKKGWVVSWYLEKENVEQTVKEKKVDVKGNKITIIHDGTILRSEPDGNSKIVEQANAGETFSASGMEGDWYSIKLKSGQTAYVAGWIVTIEGNSEQIQRPGVEKYLKDKTIVIDPGHGGRDSGTIGVGGTFEKNLTIRTAELLRDKLQAAGAKVILTRSGNTYVPLPSRVSTSHIHNADAFISLHYDSTKDQITSGITTYYYHDYQRALAATLANSLGTTMQVPNRGSRYGNFHVTRENKRVATLIELGYLSNPVEELTLTSNEYQEKITSAIYNGLARYFK; encoded by the coding sequence ATGAAGAAGAAATCGGGTTTATTCGGCCTGACACTTATGCTGATATTCTCAGCGATTTTCCCCGTCAATCACGCTTTTGGAAAAGATGAAGGGAAAAATATCGTGACGACCCAATTGGTCAATGTCCGTGAAGGTGCAGGTCTCAGTTTCCCTATCGTAAAAAAACTGGCAAAAGGGGAATCGTATCCCATCCTGAATGAAGATGGCGACTGGATCGAAATCCGGATTGGCGCCGGCAAAACGGGTTGGGTTGCCAATTGGCTAGTGGAGAGACAAACGGGGTCTGATACAGATCTGGTCAAAAAGGAATCCGGACAAGGTGTGATATCAGGCAGCTCGGTCCGCGTCCGTACAGGTCCAGGCACTACATTTCAAACGGTTGGGTCCTTGAGTAAAGGTACAGCTGTTGACATCATCGAAAAAAATGAAAATTGGATAAAGATCAAAACGGCGGATATCGAAGGGTGGGTCTCTTCTGACTACCTTAATCTCCCCGCCGCATCAGGAAATGCAGCGAAAAAAGATTCAACTAAGAAAAAAGAAACGAATCAATCCGTAAAAACCGGAGTAACTTTGGTGGATCGGCTCAATGTCCGTTCGGAACCGTCGAAAAGCAGTGCCACACTCGGAAAGCTGAATAAAAATACGGCAGTGACCGTTTACCGGGTTGAAAATGAATGGGCTGAAATTGATTTCCAAGGAGTCCGCGGTTGGGTAGCTGAACCCTACATACAAGTAAGCGAAGGTAAAGAAGACATGAAAAATGATCCGGCAGGCGCCACTGCAAGGGTGACCGCTACGGGTTTAAATGTCAGGAAAGAAGCCTCTCTCTCAAGCAAGGTCATCGGTTCGGTGAACAAGGATGAGACGTACGCCGTGCTGCAAACAAAGGGAAATATGACACAGATCAAGCTCTCCGGTTCGAAAAAGGGCTGGGTCGTGAGTTGGTATCTGGAAAAAGAGAATGTTGAACAAACGGTGAAGGAAAAAAAGGTTGATGTAAAAGGTAACAAGATTACCATCATTCATGATGGTACGATCCTTAGAAGCGAGCCTGATGGCAACTCGAAGATTGTCGAACAGGCCAATGCAGGTGAAACGTTCTCCGCATCAGGTATGGAAGGCGACTGGTATTCCATTAAACTGAAGAGCGGACAAACGGCTTATGTGGCCGGATGGATCGTGACGATCGAAGGGAATTCCGAGCAGATCCAACGACCTGGCGTTGAAAAATACTTAAAGGATAAAACCATTGTGATCGATCCGGGCCATGGCGGCAGGGATAGCGGTACAATAGGCGTCGGTGGAACATTCGAGAAAAACCTGACGATTCGTACGGCAGAGCTGCTGCGGGACAAACTTCAGGCGGCAGGAGCTAAAGTGATCCTGACCAGAAGCGGAAATACCTATGTTCCACTCCCTTCCCGGGTCAGCACTTCTCATATACATAACGCGGATGCTTTCATCAGCCTCCATTATGATAGCACCAAGGACCAGATCACCAGCGGGATAACCACATACTACTATCATGACTACCAGCGTGCATTGGCGGCTACACTGGCCAATTCACTCGGTACAACCATGCAGGTGCCCAATCGTGGATCACGTTACGGGAATTTTCATGTTACCCGCGAAAATAAACGGGTAGCTACACTTATTGAACTAGGTTATTTAAGCAATCCCGTGGAAGAATTGACGTTAACATCGAATGAGTATCAAGAAAAAATCACATCTGCCATCTATAATGGATTGGCGCGGTATTTTAAATAA